The following coding sequences are from one Coffea arabica cultivar ET-39 chromosome 11e, Coffea Arabica ET-39 HiFi, whole genome shotgun sequence window:
- the LOC113719730 gene encoding uncharacterized protein isoform X5, which produces MSRMKTMSQQRFQAAALVASPSYPNAVAWSEENLIAVASGHLVTILNPATPVAPRGLITLPAYKPFPIGVIHPQDILAPCILPTSLSRDARPCVRSISWSPIGYAPNAGCLLAVCSTDGHVKLYRMPCCEYSAEWIEVADISEMFHSYLASVNFKESDVLSSGIVEEQINDTQMDQSCGDTQQVSILKALTVVENARGNLKNNNVRDIVAVPDSRRKHAKKGPEDCNLSLITAEQFASRNSMLASLVVAWSPDMILTAGVEEASADYVLSNCSVLAVGAKSGRISLWRICQPQRYSSTNSRELTTASLIGLFQAHDSWITALSWLHISDASNPQLLLATGSSNGCVKVWQAYVNQLLKSSEVSDVLVSLLKEISTIDSSPASVISFTVPIESTGKLFLAIGRGSGSLEVWIGELKSSNFDKACCPDAHEHIVTGLAWAFGTNCLYSCSQDDTVRCWILHDDVLSGVPLPSNTTGVRSQFDVPNVYDSCFGLALSPGNLAMAAICS; this is translated from the exons ATGAGCAGAATG AAAACGATGTCGCAGCAGAGGTTCCAGGCGGCTGCGCTGGTGGCGTCGCCGTCTTACCCGAACGCCGTAGCTTGGTCCGAGGAGAACTTAATCGCAGTTGCATCCGGCCACCTTGTTACCATTCTG AATCCAGCAACTCCAGTTGCACCACGAGGCCTCATCACATTGCCTGCTTACAAGCCTTTTCCAATTGGAGTGATTCATCCACAAG ATATCCTCGCTCCTTGTATCTTACCTACTAGTTTATCTCGTGATGCTCGTCCTTGTGTCCGGTCAATCTCTTGGTCTCCAATTGGATATGCTCCTAATGCAGG TTGTTTGCTTGCTGTTTGCAGCACTGATGGACATGTGAAGCTTTATCGTATGCCCTGCTGCGAGTATTCAGCAGAGTGGATAGAG GTTGCAGATATTTCTGAGATGTTTCACTCTTATCTTGCGAGTGTCAATTTTAAGGAATCAGACGTTTTATCATCTGGAATTGTAGAG GAGCAAATTAATGACACTCAGATGGACCAAAGTTGCGGAGATACCCAGCAAGTGTCCATCTTAAAGGCATTGACA gtagttgagaatgCACGTGGCAACctgaaaaataataatgtgcGTGACATTGTTGCTGTGCCTGATTCTAGACGGAAGCATGCCAAAAAAGGCCCAGAAGATTGTAATTTGTCACTAATAACTGCAGAGCAATTTGCATCTCGCAATTCGATGCTGGCATCACTTGTTGTGGCTTGGTCCCCCGATATGATCTTGACTGCAGGGGTTGAAGAAGCTTCTGCTGATTATGTCCTAAGCAACTGCTCTGTGCTTGCAGTTGGAGCAAAATCTGGTAGAATATCACTCTGGAGGATATGTCAACCACAGCGCTACTCTAGCACAAACTCTAGGGAATTGACAACTGCTTCACTCATTGGACTTTTCCAGGCACACGATTCTTGGATAACAGCACTTAGTTGGCTGCATATTTCAGATGCTTCAAACCCTCAGCTTCTACTGGCTACTGGTAGTTCTAATGGGTG TGTGAAAGTATGGCAGGCATATGTCAATCAACTGCTGAAGTCGTCAGAAGTTAGTGATGTACTAGTTTCTCTGCTGAAGGAg ATTTCAACCATTGACTCTTCCCCAGCCTCTGTGATTTCATTTACTGTGCCCATAGAATCAACAGGCAAACTATTCTTAGCTATTGGCAGAGGATCTGGATCATTAGAAGTTTGGATTGGTGAATTAAAATCTAGCAACTTTGACAAAGCGTGCTGTCCTGATGCTCATGAGCATATA GTTACTGGTTTAGCTTGGGCCTTTGGCACAAATTGTTTGTATAGCTGCAGCCAG GATGACACTGTCCGCTGCTGGATTTTGCATGACGATGTCCTGAGTGGAGTACCACTTCCTTCAAATACCACTGGCGTGAGGAGCCAATTTGAT GTTCCAAACGTATATGATTCATGCTTTGGTTTGGCATTATCCCCTGGAAACTTAGCAATGGCCGCG ATATGTTCATAG